A region from the Actinoplanes sp. OR16 genome encodes:
- a CDS encoding glycosyltransferase family 39 protein has translation MTDSPTRTRPAPVRTRSMHSTDVPAEPALPRPRRWPAVLPALIPGTLMLVVALVQAGRPVLSWDEVTSAEVSSRTVGQILDLVRNIDAVFGAYYVFLHFWTGVAGTSEVALRLPSILAMAGGVALAAELGRRLFSPLAGLVTGVILCLVPNTTRYAAEARPYAFACFFSALALLLLLGSIRRGHPYRWMGYGLSVTLLGLSHLLALTTLAAHAVMIGMVAWRGRRRRRRLVLTWAGTALAGMLPLLPIAWLGAHQEDTQLHWVEPITMARIRAMPADVFGSREVAWLVIGMVVLTAWRPLRRLAPMAALALGPLVTLAVVSVLASPMWVARYLLVVLAPLAMLAAIALTRLERIRVVAVLLLLAFVAIPGQRAVRTPTAKVGPDYRAAAAIIGERARPGDVVVYPPKNRAIRAGMDYYLSRQPARPADPLVAVPSARTGWLIATEKSDVSAISRAERIWIVVGDRRGDAISAREQLRPILERDHRRIGFWQPKRATVALYEKVAS, from the coding sequence GTGACCGACTCACCGACCAGGACACGGCCGGCGCCGGTCCGGACCAGGTCGATGCACAGCACCGACGTGCCGGCCGAACCGGCGCTGCCGCGGCCCCGGCGATGGCCGGCCGTGCTCCCGGCGCTGATCCCGGGCACGCTGATGCTGGTGGTCGCGCTGGTCCAGGCCGGTCGCCCGGTGCTCAGCTGGGACGAGGTCACCTCGGCCGAGGTCTCGTCGCGGACCGTCGGCCAGATCCTCGACCTGGTCCGGAACATCGACGCGGTCTTCGGCGCCTACTACGTCTTCCTGCACTTCTGGACCGGGGTGGCCGGCACCTCCGAGGTGGCGCTGCGGCTGCCGTCGATCCTCGCGATGGCCGGTGGCGTGGCACTCGCCGCCGAACTGGGCCGCCGTCTCTTCTCGCCGCTCGCCGGACTGGTCACCGGTGTGATCCTGTGTCTGGTGCCGAACACCACCCGGTACGCTGCGGAAGCCCGGCCCTATGCCTTCGCCTGTTTCTTCTCGGCGCTCGCGTTGTTGCTGCTGCTCGGGTCGATACGGCGCGGTCACCCGTACCGATGGATGGGTTATGGCCTGAGCGTGACCCTGCTCGGCCTCTCCCACCTGCTCGCGCTGACCACCCTGGCAGCCCATGCCGTGATGATCGGGATGGTGGCGTGGCGCGGCCGGCGCCGGCGCCGGCGCCTGGTGCTGACCTGGGCGGGAACCGCGCTCGCCGGGATGCTGCCGCTGCTGCCGATCGCCTGGCTGGGCGCGCATCAGGAGGACACCCAGCTGCACTGGGTCGAGCCGATCACGATGGCCCGGATCCGGGCCATGCCCGCTGACGTCTTCGGGTCGCGGGAGGTGGCCTGGCTGGTGATCGGCATGGTGGTGCTCACGGCCTGGCGCCCGCTGCGCCGGCTCGCACCGATGGCCGCGCTGGCGCTCGGGCCGCTGGTGACGCTCGCGGTGGTGTCGGTGCTGGCCTCGCCGATGTGGGTGGCGCGCTATCTCCTGGTGGTGCTGGCGCCGCTGGCGATGCTCGCGGCGATCGCGCTGACCCGGCTGGAACGCATCCGGGTCGTCGCGGTGCTGCTGCTGCTCGCGTTCGTGGCGATCCCCGGTCAGCGGGCGGTGCGGACGCCCACCGCCAAGGTGGGGCCGGACTACCGGGCGGCCGCCGCGATCATCGGTGAGCGGGCGCGGCCCGGTGACGTGGTCGTCTACCCGCCGAAGAATCGGGCGATCCGGGCGGGGATGGACTATTACCTGTCCCGGCAGCCCGCGAGGCCGGCGGATCCTCTCGTCGCAGTGCCATCGGCGCGGACCGGGTGGTTGATCGCGACCGAGAAGAGCGACGTCTCCGCGATATCGCGGGCCGAACGGATCTGGATCGTGGTCGGTGACCGCCGCGGCGACGCGATCTCCGCGCGCGAACAGCTGCGGCCGATCCTGGAACGAGACCATCGGCGGATCGGCTTCTGGCAGCCGAAACGGGCAACGGTGGCGCTCTATGAAAAGGTGGCAAGCTGA
- a CDS encoding DUF3320 domain-containing protein: MRPDDAEAPTGPGDDVRAALTAWRDGIADPGAANRLINLPRGGADLVEIAAPGAAGILDALRAGRDCAFGTGAGELRAELPAEVLHPLLRRLRRHSLQEQADRGVEVLHLAAGLLHWQDLDGTGYASPILLTPVELVALGPEDVPRLRAGIGDPVVNPALVTRLRRLGVEIADGTDVERAIAGRPGWRTDGTVVLARFDVAAEEIRRDLTENEQRIGGHPVVRALAAAEGTTNAFAFAPVSPGEIDEVAPAEDTPLVLDADADQRSCVAAALDGRSFVIDGPPGTGKSQTVANMIGALAHAGKRVLFVSEKAAALDAVQHRLSAAGLGNHLLGLHGAKGSRRQVAAALAAALDAAPSTAMPGMSAEDRERLREAREKLNAYAAAVNEVRDPLGRSLHDVVGTLSQLSDVPDAPTAGIQAATLTEQALDRVRGAAERLEGAWRPANERSGFRWREVIEREPLDEALQLAQTALDDLAGASTPNAAIATAFHLRLPSDAPALAEAAEHAAQRPRGVEDSWLTAVALRPVRQAAEDLERLLDEVNRAVEQAEARTGVSWETLAEPLDAPAIPEPPRLTPAAVRLEPLTAAEAKSLAGRFAADADELEHQQQRLDRVTTRLRLPDVVMFTDVELVTLIADLGGRPDKPLVAWFSPGAQSAVANAAAQLRRHVEAVAAAQAEAEPFFTDAVLREPVEELAERFATVHRGARKLLAPHRRDKEAVAGFTQPDVGIDDAIAHLDHAVAWRRAHEGLVAAERQHAGQLGRYWKRLDTDFRAVGRALETAAEVLRVAPTEALPSVIGYVTSDAGHDEELLQAVTEARDVFRHWRATLRPEPEPAARPELGRGSVQAGIAWLRAQITPLGETATLLDQLGRAIGRDLNVAEAATVLAARQAVLDAEEALNTAAGGYRQTLGDAYQGRRTDLRALGMAIDWAARARTLRTGTDAALNAEQAASLGGGGTKPSELVPLIQAWQEARQRILDAFGPARQVRLATALDRYETARDLLRDLRDDATGQREWFDYLAAREGLAEYGLDAVVDFCADHAVDVRRVPDVIERAAYRAWAEDVIGTDERLEPLAAAGRDELVDEFRRLDAALLQDAASAITAAANGRRPKKQKKTPPPIALIRAEGQKQNGHLPVRRLLTDVWEVAAALKPCFLAPPAAAARLLPDDAGFDVVIIDEASRMTPAAAASCARRGTSLIIVGDDCQLPPPGDQPSVLVVANDCGAFTRIGLTRHYRSRHEALIDFANQQFYRGRLVAFPGALPEGPDIGVELFAVAHGGGEADFVAGRVVHHFTHRPSLSLGVVTLTAAQADAIADTVEAALAGDPDLERFLGDLFVKDAETAQGDERDVIILSTGASLDAAGGSTGARRLNVAITRARQRIEVVSAIPSRAEPAGEGERRLASYLEIAASGGAPASLSGGTSLEESVLETVLGWGYAATGQVGAGPGRVAVGVRASDADDTGFALGVLCDGPGHASPVARDRDRLNDQVLHSHGWSLHRIWSVPWYRDRDGEEARLRVAIENALAVPDVFAEPDEEQLAVRPAPRPEWALPYERTVVGALPASARADDAVAGALLIQAVEKIAEVEGPVHLQVLTRRIREAWGISRLTQGVKTAIETAIRSSGAGFDGTFITSPDAPIPTVRVPADGVNRKPEQVAEPELQLAIEYLVLDAGLVEGDDLLAAAGRLFGWSGNRAGASRLAAMLDDLVSAGRLIAHRSGLIAAPEEDLLNLPDPATLPHRSDAKRRQDVSA; encoded by the coding sequence ATGCGGCCGGATGATGCTGAAGCACCCACCGGCCCGGGCGACGACGTCCGGGCGGCTCTTACGGCCTGGCGCGACGGGATCGCCGACCCCGGAGCCGCCAACCGCCTCATCAACCTGCCGCGGGGCGGCGCCGACCTCGTGGAGATCGCCGCCCCCGGCGCCGCCGGCATCCTCGACGCCCTGCGTGCCGGGCGGGACTGTGCCTTCGGGACGGGCGCCGGCGAGCTCCGGGCCGAGTTGCCGGCCGAGGTGCTGCATCCGCTGCTGCGCCGGCTGCGCCGCCACAGCCTCCAGGAACAGGCCGACCGGGGGGTCGAGGTGCTGCATCTCGCCGCCGGCCTGCTGCATTGGCAGGATCTCGACGGTACGGGGTACGCCAGCCCGATCCTGCTCACGCCGGTCGAGCTGGTCGCACTCGGCCCCGAGGACGTGCCGCGCCTGCGGGCCGGCATCGGCGACCCGGTCGTCAACCCGGCGCTGGTCACGCGGTTGCGCCGACTGGGCGTGGAGATCGCGGACGGGACGGACGTGGAACGGGCGATCGCCGGCCGGCCCGGCTGGCGCACCGACGGCACCGTCGTGCTGGCCCGTTTCGACGTGGCCGCCGAGGAGATCCGCCGCGACCTGACCGAGAACGAGCAGCGGATCGGCGGCCACCCGGTGGTCCGGGCCCTGGCCGCCGCCGAGGGAACCACGAACGCCTTCGCCTTCGCGCCGGTCAGCCCCGGCGAGATCGACGAGGTGGCGCCCGCCGAGGACACTCCGCTGGTGCTCGACGCCGACGCGGACCAGCGCTCCTGCGTCGCCGCCGCGCTGGACGGCCGCAGCTTCGTGATCGACGGCCCGCCCGGCACCGGCAAGTCGCAGACCGTCGCCAACATGATCGGCGCGCTCGCGCACGCCGGGAAGCGGGTCCTGTTCGTCTCGGAGAAGGCCGCGGCGCTCGACGCCGTGCAGCACCGGCTCTCCGCCGCCGGGCTCGGCAACCACCTGCTCGGCCTGCACGGCGCCAAGGGGTCCCGCCGGCAGGTGGCCGCCGCGCTCGCCGCCGCCCTGGACGCGGCGCCGTCCACCGCGATGCCCGGCATGTCCGCCGAGGACCGCGAGCGGCTGCGCGAGGCCCGGGAGAAGCTCAACGCGTACGCCGCCGCCGTCAACGAGGTCCGCGACCCCCTGGGCCGCAGCCTGCACGACGTCGTCGGCACGCTGTCGCAGCTCAGCGACGTGCCGGACGCGCCGACCGCCGGCATCCAGGCCGCCACGCTCACCGAGCAGGCCCTGGACCGGGTCCGCGGGGCCGCCGAGCGGCTGGAGGGCGCGTGGCGGCCGGCGAACGAGCGCAGCGGCTTCCGCTGGCGTGAGGTGATCGAGCGGGAGCCGCTCGACGAGGCCCTCCAGCTCGCCCAGACGGCCCTCGACGACCTGGCCGGCGCCTCCACCCCGAACGCGGCCATCGCCACGGCGTTCCACCTGCGGCTGCCGTCCGACGCGCCGGCGCTGGCCGAGGCCGCCGAGCACGCCGCCCAGCGCCCGCGCGGCGTCGAGGACTCCTGGCTCACGGCGGTGGCGCTGCGGCCGGTCCGGCAGGCCGCCGAGGACCTGGAACGGCTGCTCGACGAGGTCAACCGGGCGGTTGAGCAGGCCGAGGCACGGACCGGGGTGAGCTGGGAGACCCTGGCCGAGCCGCTGGACGCCCCGGCCATCCCCGAGCCGCCGCGCCTCACCCCGGCCGCGGTCCGCCTGGAGCCGCTCACCGCGGCCGAGGCGAAGTCGCTGGCCGGCCGGTTCGCCGCGGACGCCGACGAGCTGGAGCACCAGCAGCAGCGGCTCGACCGGGTGACCACCCGGCTGCGGCTGCCGGACGTCGTGATGTTCACCGACGTCGAGCTGGTCACCCTCATCGCCGACCTGGGCGGGCGGCCGGACAAGCCGCTGGTCGCCTGGTTCTCGCCGGGCGCGCAGAGCGCGGTCGCCAACGCCGCCGCCCAGCTGCGCCGGCACGTCGAGGCGGTCGCGGCCGCGCAGGCCGAGGCGGAGCCGTTCTTCACCGACGCGGTGCTCCGGGAGCCGGTCGAGGAGCTGGCCGAGCGCTTCGCGACGGTGCACCGCGGCGCCCGCAAGCTGCTCGCCCCGCACCGCCGGGACAAGGAGGCGGTCGCCGGCTTCACCCAGCCCGACGTCGGCATCGACGACGCGATCGCCCACCTCGACCACGCCGTCGCCTGGCGGCGCGCGCACGAGGGACTGGTCGCGGCGGAACGGCAGCACGCCGGCCAGCTCGGCCGGTACTGGAAGCGGCTGGACACCGACTTCCGCGCGGTCGGCCGGGCCCTGGAGACCGCGGCCGAGGTGCTGCGGGTGGCGCCGACCGAGGCCCTGCCGTCGGTGATCGGGTACGTCACCTCGGACGCCGGCCACGACGAGGAGCTGCTGCAGGCGGTCACCGAGGCGCGGGACGTGTTCCGGCACTGGCGCGCCACGCTGCGTCCGGAGCCGGAGCCCGCGGCCCGCCCGGAGCTGGGCCGGGGCAGCGTGCAGGCCGGGATCGCCTGGCTGCGCGCCCAGATCACACCGCTGGGGGAGACCGCGACGCTGCTCGACCAGCTGGGCCGGGCGATCGGCCGCGACCTCAACGTCGCCGAGGCCGCCACGGTCCTGGCGGCCCGGCAGGCGGTGCTGGACGCCGAGGAGGCCCTGAACACCGCCGCCGGCGGGTACCGGCAGACGCTCGGCGACGCCTACCAGGGGCGGCGGACCGACCTGCGGGCCCTCGGCATGGCGATCGACTGGGCGGCCCGGGCGCGGACCCTGCGGACCGGCACCGACGCGGCCCTCAACGCCGAGCAGGCCGCCTCGCTGGGCGGCGGGGGCACGAAGCCGTCCGAGCTGGTGCCGCTGATCCAGGCCTGGCAGGAGGCCCGGCAGCGGATCCTCGACGCGTTCGGCCCGGCCCGGCAGGTGCGCCTCGCCACCGCCCTCGACCGCTACGAGACCGCCCGTGACCTGCTGCGTGATCTCCGCGACGACGCGACCGGCCAGCGGGAGTGGTTCGACTACCTGGCCGCCCGCGAAGGACTGGCCGAATACGGCCTGGACGCCGTCGTCGACTTCTGCGCCGACCACGCCGTCGACGTGCGGCGGGTGCCGGACGTGATCGAGCGGGCCGCGTACCGGGCCTGGGCCGAGGACGTGATCGGCACGGACGAGCGGCTCGAACCGCTGGCCGCCGCCGGCCGCGACGAACTGGTCGACGAGTTCCGCCGGCTGGACGCCGCCCTGCTCCAGGACGCCGCGAGCGCGATCACCGCCGCCGCGAACGGCCGCCGCCCGAAGAAGCAGAAGAAGACGCCGCCGCCGATCGCGCTGATCCGCGCCGAGGGGCAGAAGCAGAACGGCCACCTGCCGGTACGCCGGCTGCTGACCGACGTCTGGGAGGTGGCGGCCGCGCTCAAACCGTGCTTCCTCGCGCCGCCCGCCGCTGCCGCCCGGCTCCTGCCCGACGACGCGGGCTTCGACGTGGTGATCATCGACGAGGCGTCCCGGATGACGCCGGCCGCCGCGGCCTCCTGCGCCCGGCGCGGCACCTCGCTGATCATCGTGGGCGACGACTGCCAGCTGCCGCCGCCCGGTGACCAGCCGTCGGTGCTGGTCGTCGCGAACGACTGCGGCGCGTTCACCCGGATCGGCCTGACCCGGCACTACCGCAGCCGGCACGAGGCGCTCATCGACTTCGCGAACCAGCAGTTCTACCGGGGACGGCTGGTCGCCTTCCCGGGGGCGCTGCCGGAGGGGCCGGACATCGGCGTCGAGCTCTTCGCCGTCGCGCACGGCGGCGGCGAGGCCGACTTCGTGGCGGGGCGGGTCGTCCACCACTTCACCCACCGGCCCAGCCTGTCGCTCGGCGTGGTCACGCTGACGGCGGCCCAGGCCGACGCGATCGCCGACACGGTGGAGGCGGCCCTGGCCGGCGACCCCGACCTGGAGCGCTTCCTCGGCGACCTGTTCGTGAAGGACGCCGAGACGGCGCAGGGCGACGAACGCGACGTGATCATCCTGTCCACCGGCGCCTCGCTGGACGCCGCGGGCGGCTCGACCGGGGCGCGCCGGCTCAACGTGGCGATCACCCGGGCCCGGCAGCGGATCGAGGTGGTCAGCGCCATCCCGTCGCGCGCCGAGCCCGCCGGTGAGGGTGAACGGCGGCTCGCCTCGTACCTGGAGATCGCGGCCTCCGGCGGCGCTCCGGCCTCCCTGAGCGGAGGGACCTCTCTCGAGGAGTCCGTCCTGGAAACCGTGCTGGGCTGGGGCTATGCGGCAACGGGCCAGGTCGGTGCGGGTCCGGGCCGCGTCGCGGTGGGGGTACGGGCCAGCGACGCCGACGACACCGGCTTCGCCCTCGGGGTCCTCTGCGACGGCCCGGGTCACGCCTCGCCGGTGGCCCGCGACCGGGACCGTCTCAACGACCAGGTGCTGCACAGCCACGGCTGGAGCCTGCACCGGATCTGGAGCGTCCCGTGGTACCGCGACCGCGACGGCGAGGAGGCCCGGCTCCGGGTCGCCATCGAGAACGCCCTCGCCGTCCCGGACGTCTTCGCCGAGCCGGACGAGGAGCAGCTCGCCGTCCGCCCGGCGCCGCGGCCGGAGTGGGCGCTGCCCTACGAGCGGACGGTCGTCGGCGCGCTCCCGGCCAGCGCACGGGCCGACGACGCCGTGGCCGGCGCTCTCCTGATCCAGGCGGTCGAGAAGATCGCCGAGGTGGAGGGGCCGGTGCACCTGCAGGTCCTGACCCGCCGGATCCGTGAGGCGTGGGGGATCAGCCGGCTCACCCAGGGCGTGAAGACGGCCATCGAGACGGCGATCCGATCGTCGGGCGCCGGCTTCGACGGCACGTTCATCACATCACCCGATGCGCCTATTCCGACGGTACGGGTGCCCGCCGACGGCGTGAACCGGAAACCGGAACAGGTGGCCGAACCCGAGCTCCAGCTCGCCATCGAATACCTCGTGCTCGACGCCGGGCTGGTCGAGGGGGACGACCTGCTGGCCGCGGCCGGCCGGCTCTTCGGCTGGAGTGGCAACCGGGCCGGCGCGTCCCGCCTCGCCGCGATGCTCGACGACCTGGTCTCGGCCGGCCGGCTCATCGCCCACCGCAGCGGCCTGATCGCCGCGCCGGAGGAGGATCTGCTGAACCTGCCCGACCCGGCGACGCTGCCGCACCGCTCGGACGCGAAGCGCCGGCAGGACGTC
- a CDS encoding bifunctional NAD(P)/FAD-dependent oxidoreductase/class I SAM-dependent methyltransferase, with the protein MQQDAYDVVVIGGGAAGLSGALVLARSRRSVLVVDSGEPRNAPAAHMHNVLGHDGRSPAELLAAGRQEISGYGADFVTATAVAARRSDGGFVVILDDEREVRARRLLVTTGLVDELPAIDGLRQRWGRDVAHCPYCHGWELRDQRIGVIVSSPLAFHATQMWRQLSPHVLYLLNGGPAPVGEQAEELAARGIAVVAERIASVQVAGDRITGVRLETGAVVAVDALAVGPRFVARSAFLASLGLEPADFAMNGHVLGSHIPADPNGATAVPGVWVAGNVTNLGATVAVAAAAAQTTGAMINMDLIAEETREAVTAYRHRIATMFSEDAWEERYRGRDAVWSGNPNPQLVADAADLPAGRALDVGCGEGADAVWLAQRGWQVTAVDISTVALGRAAGHAASAGVADRITFSHADLRAAAPSGEYDLVSAQFMHLPSEERQQLWKHLAGAVAPGGTLLIVGHHPSDLATTVGRMHFPDMLFLPEEIAATLDPAQWELTAEARSRQVKDPEGRKITINDAVLVAKRR; encoded by the coding sequence ATGCAGCAGGATGCGTACGACGTCGTGGTGATCGGTGGCGGCGCCGCCGGGCTGAGCGGGGCGCTGGTGCTGGCCCGCTCCCGCCGGTCGGTGCTCGTCGTCGACAGCGGTGAGCCGCGCAACGCGCCGGCCGCACACATGCACAACGTGCTGGGTCACGACGGGCGGTCGCCGGCGGAGCTGCTGGCGGCGGGCCGGCAGGAGATATCCGGATACGGCGCTGATTTCGTCACCGCCACCGCAGTCGCGGCGAGGAGGAGCGACGGCGGCTTCGTCGTGATCCTGGACGACGAGCGCGAGGTCAGGGCACGACGGCTGCTGGTCACCACGGGACTGGTCGACGAACTGCCGGCCATCGACGGTTTGAGACAGCGCTGGGGCCGGGACGTCGCCCACTGCCCGTACTGCCACGGCTGGGAGCTGCGGGACCAGCGGATCGGCGTGATCGTGAGCAGCCCGCTCGCCTTCCACGCGACCCAGATGTGGCGCCAGCTCAGCCCGCACGTGCTCTACCTGCTCAACGGTGGCCCGGCGCCGGTCGGCGAGCAGGCCGAGGAGCTGGCCGCCCGGGGCATCGCGGTGGTGGCCGAGCGGATCGCCTCGGTCCAGGTCGCCGGGGACCGGATCACCGGGGTCCGGCTGGAGACCGGCGCCGTGGTGGCGGTGGACGCGCTGGCGGTCGGCCCGCGGTTCGTGGCCCGGTCGGCGTTCCTCGCGTCGCTGGGCCTCGAGCCCGCCGACTTCGCGATGAACGGTCACGTGCTCGGCAGCCACATCCCGGCCGACCCGAACGGCGCCACCGCGGTTCCGGGCGTCTGGGTGGCCGGCAACGTGACGAACCTGGGCGCCACGGTCGCGGTCGCCGCGGCGGCGGCGCAGACCACCGGCGCGATGATCAACATGGACCTGATCGCGGAGGAGACCCGGGAGGCGGTCACCGCGTACCGGCACCGGATCGCCACGATGTTCTCCGAGGACGCGTGGGAGGAGCGGTACCGCGGCCGGGACGCGGTCTGGAGCGGCAACCCGAACCCGCAGCTGGTGGCGGACGCGGCGGACCTGCCGGCCGGCCGGGCGCTGGACGTCGGCTGTGGCGAGGGCGCCGACGCGGTCTGGCTGGCGCAGCGCGGCTGGCAGGTCACCGCCGTGGACATCTCCACGGTGGCGCTGGGCCGGGCGGCCGGGCACGCCGCGTCGGCCGGGGTGGCCGACCGGATCACGTTCAGCCACGCCGACCTCCGCGCGGCGGCGCCGTCCGGCGAATACGACCTGGTCTCGGCGCAGTTCATGCACCTGCCCTCGGAGGAGCGGCAGCAGCTCTGGAAGCACCTGGCCGGCGCCGTGGCGCCCGGCGGGACCCTGCTGATCGTCGGTCACCACCCGTCCGACCTGGCGACCACGGTGGGCCGGATGCACTTCCCGGACATGCTCTTCCTGCCCGAGGAGATCGCCGCGACGCTCGACCCCGCGCAGTGGGAGCTGACGGCGGAGGCGCGTTCCCGTCAGGTGAAGGACCCCGAGGGTCGGAAGATCACCATCAACGACGCGGTGCTGGTAGCGAAGCGTCGCTGA
- a CDS encoding phosphoglycerate dehydrogenase: protein MKVLLPDTIELDLGFPADIYAAGEPIPDEHLDAEVLVVWGNSAGNLRDAARRLTRLRWVQTLAAGPDAVLNAGFSPDIVITAGLGLHDRTVTEHTLAMVLAAARRLHLLVRAQIGRRWAEELGGIQPVHETAAFRTLRDANVVIWGFGGIAATLAPILATLGATVTGVARSAGTRHGFPVVAASDLPALLPRTDLLISILPATPETTRVIDAGVFDRLPRHAWVVNVGRGTVLDEAALLAALRSGTIAGAALDVFETEPLPVGSGLWDEPNVIITPHAAGGRPLDAEELILENLAAFREGRPLRNVVSR from the coding sequence ATGAAGGTCCTGCTGCCCGACACCATCGAACTCGACCTCGGCTTCCCCGCCGACATCTACGCGGCCGGTGAGCCGATCCCCGACGAGCATCTCGACGCCGAGGTGCTGGTCGTCTGGGGCAACTCGGCCGGCAACCTGCGCGACGCCGCCCGGCGACTGACCAGGCTCCGCTGGGTGCAGACTCTCGCGGCCGGGCCGGACGCCGTGCTGAACGCCGGCTTCTCCCCGGACATCGTGATCACGGCCGGGCTGGGCCTGCACGACCGGACCGTCACCGAGCACACCCTCGCCATGGTCCTGGCCGCGGCCCGCCGGCTGCACCTGCTGGTCCGGGCCCAGATCGGCCGGCGCTGGGCGGAGGAGCTCGGTGGCATCCAGCCGGTGCACGAGACGGCGGCGTTCCGTACGCTCCGCGACGCCAACGTGGTGATCTGGGGCTTCGGTGGCATCGCCGCCACCCTCGCGCCGATCCTCGCGACGCTCGGCGCCACGGTCACCGGCGTGGCCCGCAGCGCCGGGACCCGGCACGGCTTCCCGGTGGTGGCAGCGAGCGACCTGCCCGCGCTGCTGCCCCGGACCGACCTGCTGATCTCCATCCTGCCGGCCACCCCGGAGACGACCCGGGTGATCGACGCCGGGGTGTTCGACCGGCTGCCGCGGCACGCCTGGGTGGTCAACGTCGGCCGGGGCACGGTGCTCGACGAGGCGGCCCTGCTGGCGGCGCTGCGGTCCGGCACGATCGCCGGTGCGGCCCTGGACGTCTTCGAGACCGAGCCGCTGCCGGTCGGGTCGGGCCTCTGGGACGAGCCCAACGTGATCATCACGCCGCACGCGGCCGGTGGCCGTCCCCTGGACGCGGAGGAGCTGATCCTCGAGAACCTGGCGGCGTTCCGGGAGGGCCGGCCGCTGCGCAACGTGGTCTCACGCTGA
- a CDS encoding helix-turn-helix domain-containing protein, which yields MAKDELATVGPRLRELRQQRDLTLTHLAEVTGISVSTLSRLESGTRKPTLELLLPLAKAYQVSLDDLVDAPESGDPRVRARPIVRGGRTYIPLSRKPGGLQAFKTIIPAGEPEQCEQKTHEGYEWLYVLSGRVRLLLGEHDLTLEPGEAVEFDTRLPHLVLNGGTIPAEMINIFGPQGERVHVRARSRSA from the coding sequence ATGGCAAAAGACGAGCTCGCCACGGTGGGGCCCCGGCTCCGCGAGCTGCGGCAGCAGCGGGATCTCACGCTCACCCACCTGGCCGAGGTGACCGGCATCTCGGTGAGCACGCTGTCCCGCCTCGAGTCGGGCACCCGCAAACCGACGCTGGAGCTGCTGCTGCCGCTGGCCAAGGCCTACCAGGTGAGCCTCGACGACCTGGTGGACGCGCCGGAGAGCGGCGATCCGCGAGTGCGGGCCCGGCCGATCGTGCGGGGCGGGCGGACGTACATCCCGCTCTCCCGCAAGCCGGGCGGCCTGCAGGCGTTCAAGACGATCATCCCGGCCGGCGAGCCGGAGCAGTGCGAGCAGAAGACCCATGAGGGGTACGAATGGCTCTACGTGCTCTCCGGCCGGGTGCGTCTCCTGCTCGGCGAGCACGATCTGACGCTGGAGCCGGGTGAGGCGGTCGAGTTCGACACCCGGCTCCCGCATCTCGTGCTGAACGGCGGGACGATCCCCGCCGAGATGATCAATATCTTCGGGCCGCAGGGCGAGAGGGTGCATGTGCGAGCCCGATCCCGATCAGCGTGA